Below is a window of Sulfitobacter sp. BSw21498 DNA.
TGCTGGTACCCCGCGATACCGCCTCGCATGTGGTCGAATGGCTGGGCGTGCTGCCATTGGCCGACCGCGGGCTGGCGGTGACCGAAAACCACAAGGTTTGGCTTGCTATTGGTCTGTTCGCCGGCGCGGTGACGGCGGCGAGCTTTGGGTTGATCTATCTGCCTGTGGCCTTGGGGCTGGTGGTGATCGCCTATGTGCTGGCGCGGATCGTTCCGCTGTCGGAACTTTACACCCATATTGAATGGCCAGTCGTCGTCCTGCTAGGGTCGATGATCCCGCTGGGGGCGGCACTGGAAAGCTCTGGCGGGACGGAGCTGATTGCCGGTGCGCTGGTCGGATTGACCCAAGGGATGCCCGCGTGGGTGGTGCTGACCGTGTTGATGCTGGTCACGATGACCCTGTCGGACGTGCTGAACAACACCGCCACAACCATCGTTGCTGCCCCTGTAGGCATCCAGATGGCGCAAAGCCTTGATGTATCGCCCGACCCCTTCCTGATGGCGGTCGCCGTCGCGGCTTCAAGCGCGTTTCTGACGCCCATTGGACATAAGAACAACACGCTGATCCTTGGGCCCGGGGGCTATAGCTTTGGCGATTACTGGCGCATGGGGCTGCCGCTTGAGATCATCGTCGTGGCGGTGTCTATTCCGGCCATTCTGGTGTTCTGGCCACTTTAGGGCGCAGGGCAAGTGAAGGGTCCGGGGGCCAGCCCCCGGACCCCCGGGATTTAATCCATTTGGAAGCGCGGGCTGTGCGTTACCAGAACAACGGGATCATCAGGGAGACGAGCAACGACATCGACAGGTTCAAGGGAATGCCGATGCGCATGAAGTCGGTGAAACGGTAGCCGCCCGGACCGTAGACCAGCGTGTTCGTCTGGTAGCCAATGGGTGTCGCAAAGGCGCACGACGCTGCGATCATGACCGCGACTACCAAGGGGCGCGGGTCCATGCCAAGCGCGGACCCGAGGCTGATGGCAATCGGCGTCATGATCACTGCCACCGCGTTGTTCGACACGATTTCTGTCAACGTTGTCGTCAGCAGGAACACCGCAAAGATCACATAGAAGGGTGACAGTGTGCCAAGGAACGGTGCGATATTATCAACGATCAGGCTGATCGCACCGGAGTTTTGCAACCCTGCCCCGATGGCGAGCATCGAGAAAATCAGCGCAAGCAAGCGGCCGTCGACAAAGCTGAAGGCCTCCTCGGCGTCGATGCAGCCTGTGACCAGTACCAGGGCCACGGCCAGCACCGCCAGCAGCAGGATCGGCGCGATGTTAAGAGCGGCCAGCACCACGATACCCACCAGTGCAGCGATGGCGATCGGGGCGTGCCCACGCCGGAATGCGCGCGCCGAGGGCTGCGATACATCGACCATATCCATATCTGCGGCAAGACGCTGGATATCCTCCATCGCGCCCTCGAGCAGCAGCGTGTCACCGACTTTGACGATAAGGTCATCGAGCTGGCGGCCGATGTTCTGGTTCCGGCGGTGCACCGCCAGAGGGTACACGCCATAGCGCCGCCGCAGACGCAGCGCCCCCAGCGTGCGGCCCACCATTTTGCAGCCCGGTGTAATCAGCACCTCTACGGTAGAGGTTTCAACGGCGGAAACCTGATCGACACGTTTCAGTTCCTTGTTGGCCTGAAGGCTCAGGAGTTCCGTCATCTGGGTCCGCAGAACCACACGGTCACCAACCCGCAGTTCGACACTGGCAAGATCGCGGCGCAAGGATTGGTCGCCGCGCACCACGTCGATCAGCCGCACGCCTTCGCGTTTAAAGAGCTGCACATCCAGCACCTCGCGTCCGATCAGGTTGGAGTCCGGCGGAATCACGGCTTCGGTGAAGAACTTCATCTTGGATCGGTCCGACAGCATATTCGCCATACTGTCACGCGCAGGGAGCAGCTTGGGCGCGAAGACAGCCATATAGATCAGCCCCCATGCGCAGACCACCAGACCGATGGGCATGATTTCAAAGATGCCAAACGGCTCTAGCCCCTGAGACCGCGCGACACCGTCCACCAGAAGGTTAGTCGATGTCCCGATCAGTGTCAGCGAACCGCCCATGATCGCCGCATAGCTAAGCGGGATCAGCAGCTTAGAAGCTTTGGTGCCGAGCGTCTGGCTCAGCTGCACCACGACCGGAATCATCACCACCACCACGGGCGTGTTGTTCATCACCGCAGAGGCCGCCATCACAGCCACGATCACACCGACCACTGCCGACTTGGGGTGGGTCTTGGCGTAGCGTTCGGCCATCCGCGTCAGGACATCCAGCGCGCCCGTGCGCACCAACGCGCCCATCACGATAAACATCGCGGCAATGGTCCAAGGGGCCGAGTTCTGCAACACCGCCTGCGCATCATCATAGGGTAAGATGCCAAGCGCCAGCATGACGGCCGCCCCCGATAGCGCCACGACCTCGGTCGGGAGGGATTCGCGCAGGAACATGACGAACATGATCACAACAACGGTCAACGCCAGGATTGCAGAGGTGCTATCCGACAGGTTTAGAAAGTCCATTCAGGTATATCCGGCCTTGGGCAAAGGAAAATCAGACTGCAGTTTCGTCGATTGCTTCGTCCACGGCAAGCGCCGCCTTGGGGCAACTGTCAGATGCCCCTGCCCTGCGCTATTCCGGATACGGGTCTGTCATCCCCCGCAGCATGGCGGTTATGGGGCGCTTTGCTGCAGCTTGCCGCCTTGACGCACGGGCACGATGCGCGTCGCCTTGCCGGTGCGGTCGTCCGTCTCGATATAGACGCCGGACAGGGTCGCCTCTTCGTTGGCGGGGGTGAACCGGTCCTTGGGCATGCCCGTGATAAACCGGCGCAGGGGTTCGGTTTTTTCCATCCCGATGACCGAATGATAGTCGCCGGTCATGCCAGCATCCGTCAAATAGGCTGTCCCGCCGGGCAGGATCATCGCGTCAGAGGTCGGCACATGGGTATGCGTGCCCACAACAAGGCTGGCGCGGCCATCGCACCAATGCCCCATCGCCATCTTTTCGGATGTAGCTTCGCAATGCATATCGACAATCACCGCAGAGGCCATGCCCCCCAGCGGATGGGTTTTGAGCACGGGTTCGAGCGCCGAAAACGGATCGTCAAAGGGGCGTTTCATGAAGACCTGACCAAGCGCTTGCGTCACCAGCACCTTGCGCCCGTTCTGGGCGGTGAACAACCGTGCGCCTTTACCCGGTGCGTTTTTGGAAAAATTCAGGGGACGGATGACGCGCGGTTCTTGTTCGATAAAGCTCAGCATGTCTTTTTGATCGAACGCGTGGTCGCCCAGGGTCAGGCAATCTGCGCCCGCGTCCAGGAGCGCTTTGGCGTGGCTGCCAGACAGCCCCATGCCAGAAGTGGCGTTTTCACCGTTCACCACGATAAAATCGAGCTTCCATTCCGTCCGCAAACGGGAAAGGTTTTCGCTGATTGCGCGGCGGCCCGCGCGGCCCATGACATCGCCGAGGAAGAGTATTTTCATACCCCCAGCGTTAGGCTGCGCAGCGCCCGAGGGCAAGGGGCGGCGCTGGAGTTTTTGCGCTTGTGCCGGTCAGGCTAGCCGATCTCGATCACGCCCGTCTCTGTCACGATCAGATCAAGCGGCTGGTCTGTGGGTTCAAGCGGCAGATCGTCAACCTCTTGTCCCGCAAAAGAAAATCCGATCGCCAAGGTCGCCCGCCGCGCGCGCAGCTGTTCAAGCGTGCGGTCGTAAAACCCGCCGCCATACCCCAGACGTCCGCCAGAGCGGTTGAACGCCAGCAGCGGCACGATCACAATCTCGGGGTCGAAAAAGTCATCCAAAGCGGGGATTTGCGCCCCAAATACACCGTCCACCAGCGCGGTCTCGGACGTCCAGCGCGAAAATCGCAAGGGTTGCGCCGGCCCCATGATCACCGGCACGCCCACGGGCCCATGCGCTGCCGCTTCGGCCAGGGCCGGGCGCGGGTCGATCTCTGTGCGGATGGGTAGAAAGCCGGACAGCGGCACGCCACGATACCCAGCCAGCACTTCGCTTAGATACCCCGCCTGAGCGGCGTTTGCCGTATCAAACAGCGGCTTGCGACGGGCGAAAGCAGCCTTGCGTGCCGCAGCTTTGGTCGCAATCATATCCATCACAGCAAAACCGCAGCGGCCAGCCCGAGAAAGGCAAAAAAGCCCACGACATCCGTCACTGTGGTCACGAAAGCCCCAGAGGCAAGCGCGGGATCGACGCCGAACCGTTCAAGCAGGATCGGGATGCCCGTCCCTGCCAGTCCCGCCACGACCATATTGATGACCATCGCGGTCGCTATCACATACCCGAGGGCGGGCGAACCGAACCACAAGAGGCCAACGACCCCCATGATGATGGCGAAAATCAAGCCGTTCACGAGGCCCACCAGACATTCACGACGGATCACGCGCCAGACGTTCGATCCGGTCAAATCGCGGGTCGCAATGGCGCGCACGGCGACGGTCAAACTTTGAGTGCCTGCATTGCCGCCCATAGAGGCGACAATGGGCATCAAAACCGCCAGCGCGACGATCTGCGTAATCGCGGCCTCGAACTGCGAAATCACCATCGACGCTGCGATCGCGGTCAAAAGGTTCACCGCAAGCCAAGGCAAACGCTGCTTTGTCGTTTCTATCACGCGGTCGGACAGAGAGCCCTCCCCGACACCGGCAAGCCGCAGAATATCTTCTTCGTGTTCCTCGTCGAGCACGGACATGGCGTCATCAATGGTGATCACACCGATCAGACGGCCTTCGTCGTCGACAACCGGGGCCGAAATCAGGTGGTACTGGTTGAACGCATAAGCCACATCGCCTTCGTCGCGTAAGGCGGGGATGACCTGAAACGTGTCTTCTAGAATATCACGCATCGGCGTGGCGCGCTTGGACCGCATCAGTTTGCCTAACGTGACATTACCCACCGGATGTAGACGCGGATCGACCATAACAATGTGATAGAACTGGTCAGGCAGGTCTTCTTCGGGGGTGGCGCGCAGGTGGTCGATCACCTCGCCCACCGTCCAATGCTCCGGTGCCATCACGACCTCGCGCTGCATCAAACGACCGGCCGAGTATTCAGGATAGTTCAGCGCCTGCTCAACCGCGACCCGGTCGGCATCTTCCAAGGCACCCAGAATGGTTTCCGCCTGCGCATCCTCAAGGTCTTCGATGAGGTCAACAACATCATCGCTGTCCATGTCGCGTACAGCATCCGACAACACTTCGGGCGTCAAAATGGCAATGACTTCTTCGCGGATCGATTCGTCGAGCTCCGACAGGATTTCACCATCGAACTCACGGTCATAAAGCCGGATCAGCTTGGTCCGCTCGAACGCGCTGATCTGTTCCAGAAGGTCGGCGATATCGGCCGCATGCAGCGGTTCCATCAGCTCTGTCAGCTTGGCGGCGTCGTCGATTTCCACCGCATAAAGGATGGACGCCACAGCCTTTTTGTTCAGCCGGTATGCCTCGGCTTCGTCCTCAGCATCGGGGGAGAGTTCAAGTTCCTGCGCGTCGTCAACCATAGCTGCCCCCACTTACGAATTTGTGCAGACCATATGCGGGGCAAAGCGCGGATACAATGGCGCGGAACCGTACCCAAACGGATTGTGGCCGCTGCGGGCTGGGGTTAGACAAGCCGCATGAAAACACAAACACTCCTCCTTGGCCAAACGCTCCGTTTTACGGGCAATCCCCTCTCTGACCCGTGGGAGGATACAGTCCGTATCGATAGCGACGGCGCGGTTCTGATTGAGGGCGCGCATATCAAGGCCGTGGGCCGCGCCGGCGATCTGCGCAAGGCACATCCGCAAGCAACGGTCAAAGACTACGACGACCGGCTGATCTGCCCGGGATTTGTGGACGCCCATGTACACTACCCCCAAACCGCAATCATCGCGAGCTGGGGAAAACGGCTCATTGACTGGCTCAACACCTACACCTTCCCCGAGGAAATGCGCCTGTGCGATCCCGCATATGCCCGCGATATCGCCGGGCGCTATCTGGACCTGACACTGGCCAACGGTACCACCACAGTATGCTCCTTCGCCACCATCGCCCCCACCAGCGTCGACGCCATATTCGAGGCGGCGGCAGCGCGTGGCCAAAGGATCGTAGCGGGCAAGACCTGCATGGACCGCAACGCACCCGAAGGGCTGCGCGACACCGCGCAATCCGCCTATGATGACAGCAAGGCACTCATTGACCGCTGGCACGACAAGGGCCGCGCCAGCTATGCGATCACGCCGCGGTTCACGCCCACGTCGACGCCCGAACAGCTGGCGGCACTCGGGGCGCTTTGGTCGGAACGCGCCGCCTGCCTGATGCAGACGCACCTGAGCGAACAGGTCGACGAAATTGCCTGGGTCAAAGACCTTGTGCCTCATGCCCGCGATTATCTGGACACCTACGAAGAACACGGGCTGGTGCGTGACCGCGCGGTCTTTGGTCACGCGATCCATCTGACCCCGCGCGAGGTCGACCGCCTTGCCGATAACGGCGCATCCGTTGTGCATTGCCCGACATCGAATACCTTTATCGGATCAGGTTTGTTCGACATGGCGCAAATCGCGGCGCGGCGCATCCCCATCGGTTTGGCGACAGACACCGGCGGCGGATCATCCTTTTCCATGTTGCGCACGATGGCCGCAGCTTATGAAATCGGTCAGCTGCGCGGCACCCCCACCCACGCGGCACAGCTGATGTGGTTGGCAACAGCTGGCTCTGCCCGCAGCCTCCACCTGCACGATAAGATCGGCACGCTCGGCGAAGGATACGAGGCCGACATCACGATCCTTGACCTCGCCTCTACCCCAGCGATCAAGCAGCGAAGCGAGAATGCCCAAAACACCTGGGACCAACTTTTCGCGACCATCATGATGGGCGACGACCGTGCGATCGATGATGTCTGGGTTAACGGGGTGCGGCGGGGCTAGCGCCACACTCGGTCGCTTCATTTTGCCCCTGAAACTCCCAGCGGCGCGTCCCGCACGAACAACAGGCAGCGCCGCCACGGGTCTATCCTAGCAGGGCGCAGCCAAGACCATCGCCCAAATGCGGTCTGGGCCCTGAAACAGGCCAAATGCGCGCGCATTGCGGTTCATCATGTTGCGGAAATGCGGTGGTGACTGCGCCCATCCCTGCATCACCTGCGCCAGTTCACGCTGACCCTTGGCAAGGTTTTCAGCGACATAGCACCAGTGATACCCCTGCGCGCGCGCGCGGTCGCCAACACCCGAGCCATCCAGACCGCTATGAGCGAAATACCCGTGCCGGGCCATGTCCAGCGCATGGGCGCGCGCTGCAGCTTCCAAGCTGAATGAATAAGTTAACGGCGCGACGCCCTCTCGTGCGCGCATCGCATTCAGCATCTTTACCGATAGCGGGTCTGCCGCGGCAGAGCAGATCGCAGCAACGATCATCACAATCGCCATGCCAAGCTGTCTAGCAATACGTATTATCAAACCACCCTCGTTCCGCAGCGCTTATACAAACGGACTTCCTTCATAAACTCGCGCCGCCAAATGCGGTATCAAAGAGTATCGCGAAGGGCCCGCGCCAGTTGGTTCTGCCGCGCGATTTGCGCGGGCAAGTCTATGGTCACAACCTGCCCGTCCCTTACCACCCTGCGCCCTTCGACCAGTAAGTCTCGGACAGAAGTTGGTCCGGCAAGCAACAACGCGGCCGGATCCCAGCTGCCCGCGCTTGCAATCCCGCTGACATCCCAAATGGCAATATCCGCACGCGCACCGACGGCGATCCGCCCGCATTCGGGCCGCCCTAGAATATCCGCCCCGCCGCGCGTCGCTATCTCTAGCGCCTCACGTGCACTCATGGCGTTGGCCCCGCCCGAGACCCGTTGCAGCAGCATAGCTTGCCGGGCTTCGGCCACGAGATTTCCTGCGTCATTGCTGGCCGACCCGTCGACCCCAAGACCCACCGGCACGCCTGCATCCCGCATGGCCCGAACGGGAGCTATCCCCGACCCCAAGCGGCAATTCGAACAGGGGCAATGCGCAACGCCTGTTTTGGTCTGCGCAAACAGCGCGATTTCGCTGGGGTCAAGTTCGACGCAATGCGCATGCCAGACATCGGGACCGACCCAACCCAGATCTTGCGCATATTGTCCGGGGCGACACCCAAACCGCGCCAGCGAATAGGCAACATCTTCGGCGTTTTCGGCAAGATGGGTATGAAGCATGACACCCTTGTCCCGTGCCAACAGCGCCGCATCGCGCATCAACTCCCTACTCACAGAGAAAGGTGAGCAAGGCGCGATCCCAATACGGCACATAGAGGATGCCGCCCCGTCATGGAAACCGTCGATCAGCCGTATGCAATCCTCCAGTATCGCCGCCTCACGCTCGACCAAAGCATCAGGCGGCAAGCCGCCGTCGCTTTCCCCGATGCTCATCGCGCCGCGCGTTGGCTGAAACCGCATCCCCAGTTCTGCTGCAGCATGGATCGTATCTTCCAGCCGGCTGCCATTGGGATACATATAGAGATGATCCGAACTTAATGTGCACCCCGACAAGGCAAGTTCGGCCAGCCCGACCTGCGCCGAAACAAACATATGATTCGGCGTGAAACGCGCCCAGATGGGGTAGAGCGTCTTCAACCATCCAAACAGCAGCGCGTCCTGACCACCTGGCACTGCCCGCGTCAGGCTTTGATAGAGGTGGTGATGGGTATTCACCAATCCAGGCGTCACAACACACCCTGATGCTTCAATCACCTCCCCCTCGGTTGACAGGTTATGTCCTACCGCTGCAATGACACCATCGGCCAACAGGACATCAGCCGCGACCAATTCGCGACGCGTGTCATCCATAGTAACAAGATGATCAGCGTTGCGTATCAGCAGTTCGGTCATAGCGGACAATTCTTAAGGAACTCTAAAGCTTCGGCGTGTATTTCGCTATTGGCTGCCGCAATTGCACGGCCGCCGTTATGAGCCGGGCCACCGTCCCAATCCGTTACGATACCGCCCGCCGCCTGCACCACAGCAATAGGTGCTTGAATATCATAGGGTTGCAGCGAGGCTTCTATG
It encodes the following:
- the mgtE gene encoding magnesium transporter → MVDDAQELELSPDAEDEAEAYRLNKKAVASILYAVEIDDAAKLTELMEPLHAADIADLLEQISAFERTKLIRLYDREFDGEILSELDESIREEVIAILTPEVLSDAVRDMDSDDVVDLIEDLEDAQAETILGALEDADRVAVEQALNYPEYSAGRLMQREVVMAPEHWTVGEVIDHLRATPEEDLPDQFYHIVMVDPRLHPVGNVTLGKLMRSKRATPMRDILEDTFQVIPALRDEGDVAYAFNQYHLISAPVVDDEGRLIGVITIDDAMSVLDEEHEEDILRLAGVGEGSLSDRVIETTKQRLPWLAVNLLTAIAASMVISQFEAAITQIVALAVLMPIVASMGGNAGTQSLTVAVRAIATRDLTGSNVWRVIRRECLVGLVNGLIFAIIMGVVGLLWFGSPALGYVIATAMVINMVVAGLAGTGIPILLERFGVDPALASGAFVTTVTDVVGFFAFLGLAAAVLL
- the guaD gene encoding guanine deaminase yields the protein MKTQTLLLGQTLRFTGNPLSDPWEDTVRIDSDGAVLIEGAHIKAVGRAGDLRKAHPQATVKDYDDRLICPGFVDAHVHYPQTAIIASWGKRLIDWLNTYTFPEEMRLCDPAYARDIAGRYLDLTLANGTTTVCSFATIAPTSVDAIFEAAAARGQRIVAGKTCMDRNAPEGLRDTAQSAYDDSKALIDRWHDKGRASYAITPRFTPTSTPEQLAALGALWSERAACLMQTHLSEQVDEIAWVKDLVPHARDYLDTYEEHGLVRDRAVFGHAIHLTPREVDRLADNGASVVHCPTSNTFIGSGLFDMAQIAARRIPIGLATDTGGGSSFSMLRTMAAAYEIGQLRGTPTHAAQLMWLATAGSARSLHLHDKIGTLGEGYEADITILDLASTPAIKQRSENAQNTWDQLFATIMMGDDRAIDDVWVNGVRRG
- a CDS encoding SLC13 family permease, which produces MDFLNLSDSTSAILALTVVVIMFVMFLRESLPTEVVALSGAAVMLALGILPYDDAQAVLQNSAPWTIAAMFIVMGALVRTGALDVLTRMAERYAKTHPKSAVVGVIVAVMAASAVMNNTPVVVVMIPVVVQLSQTLGTKASKLLIPLSYAAIMGGSLTLIGTSTNLLVDGVARSQGLEPFGIFEIMPIGLVVCAWGLIYMAVFAPKLLPARDSMANMLSDRSKMKFFTEAVIPPDSNLIGREVLDVQLFKREGVRLIDVVRGDQSLRRDLASVELRVGDRVVLRTQMTELLSLQANKELKRVDQVSAVETSTVEVLITPGCKMVGRTLGALRLRRRYGVYPLAVHRRNQNIGRQLDDLIVKVGDTLLLEGAMEDIQRLAADMDMVDVSQPSARAFRRGHAPIAIAALVGIVVLAALNIAPILLLAVLAVALVLVTGCIDAEEAFSFVDGRLLALIFSMLAIGAGLQNSGAISLIVDNIAPFLGTLSPFYVIFAVFLLTTTLTEIVSNNAVAVIMTPIAISLGSALGMDPRPLVVAVMIAASCAFATPIGYQTNTLVYGPGGYRFTDFMRIGIPLNLSMSLLVSLMIPLFW
- a CDS encoding 5-formyltetrahydrofolate cyclo-ligase; translated protein: MDMIATKAAARKAAFARRKPLFDTANAAQAGYLSEVLAGYRGVPLSGFLPIRTEIDPRPALAEAAAHGPVGVPVIMGPAQPLRFSRWTSETALVDGVFGAQIPALDDFFDPEIVIVPLLAFNRSGGRLGYGGGFYDRTLEQLRARRATLAIGFSFAGQEVDDLPLEPTDQPLDLIVTETGVIEIG
- a CDS encoding TIGR00282 family metallophosphoesterase, giving the protein MKILFLGDVMGRAGRRAISENLSRLRTEWKLDFIVVNGENATSGMGLSGSHAKALLDAGADCLTLGDHAFDQKDMLSFIEQEPRVIRPLNFSKNAPGKGARLFTAQNGRKVLVTQALGQVFMKRPFDDPFSALEPVLKTHPLGGMASAVIVDMHCEATSEKMAMGHWCDGRASLVVGTHTHVPTSDAMILPGGTAYLTDAGMTGDYHSVIGMEKTEPLRRFITGMPKDRFTPANEEATLSGVYIETDDRTGKATRIVPVRQGGKLQQSAP
- a CDS encoding 8-oxoguanine deaminase yields the protein MTELLIRNADHLVTMDDTRRELVAADVLLADGVIAAVGHNLSTEGEVIEASGCVVTPGLVNTHHHLYQSLTRAVPGGQDALLFGWLKTLYPIWARFTPNHMFVSAQVGLAELALSGCTLSSDHLYMYPNGSRLEDTIHAAAELGMRFQPTRGAMSIGESDGGLPPDALVEREAAILEDCIRLIDGFHDGAASSMCRIGIAPCSPFSVSRELMRDAALLARDKGVMLHTHLAENAEDVAYSLARFGCRPGQYAQDLGWVGPDVWHAHCVELDPSEIALFAQTKTGVAHCPCSNCRLGSGIAPVRAMRDAGVPVGLGVDGSASNDAGNLVAEARQAMLLQRVSGGANAMSAREALEIATRGGADILGRPECGRIAVGARADIAIWDVSGIASAGSWDPAALLLAGPTSVRDLLVEGRRVVRDGQVVTIDLPAQIARQNQLARALRDTL
- a CDS encoding CAP domain-containing protein, with product MAIVMIVAAICSAAADPLSVKMLNAMRAREGVAPLTYSFSLEAAARAHALDMARHGYFAHSGLDGSGVGDRARAQGYHWCYVAENLAKGQRELAQVMQGWAQSPPHFRNMMNRNARAFGLFQGPDRIWAMVLAAPC